A part of Phoenix dactylifera cultivar Barhee BC4 chromosome 2, palm_55x_up_171113_PBpolish2nd_filt_p, whole genome shotgun sequence genomic DNA contains:
- the LOC103705168 gene encoding protein YABBY 4, translating into MSSSSAAFSLDHLSSPPSEQLCYVHCNFCDTVLAVSVPCSSLFKTVTVRCGHCTNLLSVNMRGLLLPAANQLGLGHPFLAPSHHNILDEITCPPPSLLMDQPILHNNSSNGNHNHNHNAMAPVKGTEEELPQTPVVNRPPEKRQRVPSAYNRFIKDEIQRIKAGNPDITHREAFSAAAKNWAHFPHIHFGLMPDQGLKKSSVRQQEGEDVLLKDGFYAAAAANMGVTPF; encoded by the exons ATGTCATCCTCCTCAGCCGCCTTTTCTTTGGACCACCTCTCCTCACCCCCCTCCGAGCAGCTCTGCTACGTCCACTGCAACTTTTGTGACACCGTCCTCGCG GTGAGTGTTCCCTGTAGCAGTTTGTTCAAGACGGTGACGGTGAGGTGCGGCCACTGCACCAACCTCCTCTCCGTCAACATGCGGGGGCTGCTTCTCCCTGCCGCCAACCAGCTTGGCCTTGGCCACCCCTTCCTGGCTCCCTCCCACCACAACATCTTG GATGAGATAACGTGCCCACCACCAAGCTTGCTGATGGATCAGCCCATCCTCCACAACAACAGCAGCAATGGCAATCATAACCACAACCACAACGCGATGGCGCCTGTCAAGGGGACCGAAGAAGAGCTCCCTCAGACTCCAGTTGTCAACAGAC CTCCAGAGAAGAGGCAGAGAGTTCCCTCGGCATACAACCGATTTATCAA GGACGAAATCCAACGCATCAAGGCTGGGAATCCGGACATCACCCACAGAGAGGCCTTCAGCGCCGCTGCTAAGAAC TGGGCCCACTTCCCCCACATCCATTTCGGCCTGATGCCCGATCAGGGCCTGAAGAAGAGCAGCGTCCGCCAGCAG gAGGGAGAGGACGTTCTCCTCAAGGACGGTTTCTACGCCGCCGCGGCAGCGAACATGGGCGTCACTCCGTTCTAG
- the LOC103712172 gene encoding protein GRAVITROPIC IN THE LIGHT 1, with protein MLQKFALAFKTKTIELFAEDEEEEEDRASISAAIDLDPAPEEIITGQRVVVLKPDPLPPPPQLDPETLILALFATLSSFRAAYLHLQTAHSPLLPDAVRSADRAAVSHLRRLSDLKDSYFQNPNPSTRPVLPFSSHLQAQVLENQHLLRTFEAVVNRLQSDIDRKDAEAAALKQRLRDVETANSKLARRLDRACTPPDGKVEALLSIGVFDSVLKDTCRVVHRFTRRLVDLMKRSGWSLDMAANSIYPNVDYAKAEHCSYAILSYICLGMFRGFDSEGFSREGSGGIGLDGIDVNTQRMNSLTQFIEHSTVDPLELISGSSSCDFAKFCERKYQQLIHPAMESTFCRNSDHGEFEWGALRASGPLYEPFVSMASSIWTLHKLAWAYDPVVGIFHVAKGTEFSMVYMESIVQRAVTMGLDREKKSRPKVGFTVVPGFRVGKTVIQSRVYLNGLKEVV; from the coding sequence ATGCTTCAAAAATTCGCACTAGCCTTCAAGACTAAAACCATCGAGCTCTTCGCCGAGgacgaagaggaggaggaggacagaGCGAGCATCTCCGCCGCCATCGACCTCGACCCCGCCCCGGAAGAGATCATCACTGGCCAGCGCGTCGTCGTCCTCAAGCCCGACCcactcccccctcccccccagcTCGACCCCGAAACCCTAATCCTCGCTCTCTTCGccaccctctcctccttccGCGCCGCCTACCTGCACCTCCAGACCGCCcactcccccctcctccccgaCGCCGTCCGCTCCGCCGACCGCGCTGCCGTCTCCCACCTCCGCCGCCTCTCCGACCTCAAGGACTCCTACttccaaaaccctaaccctagcaccAGGCCGGTTCTCCCCTTCTCCTCCCACTTGCAGGCCCAGGTGCTGGAGAACCAGCACCTCCTCCGCACCTTCGAAGCCGTCGTTAACCGCCTCCAGTCCGACATCGACCGGAAGGACGCCGAGGCCGCCGCCCTGAAGCAGAGGCTCCGGGACGTCGAGACGGCCAATTCGAAGTTGGCGAGGCGGCTCGACAGGGCCTGCACGCCTCCTGATGGGAAAGTCGAGGCCTTGCTGTCGATAGGGGTCTTCGACTCGGTGCTCAAGGATACTTGCCGGGTCGTGCACCGGTTCACTCGGCGCCTGGTCGATTTGATGAAGAGATCCGGATGGAGTTTGGATATGGCGGCCAACTCGATCTACCCGAATGTGGATTACGCCAAAGCAGAGCATTGCTCGTATGCAATTCTGTCCTATATCTGTCTGGGGATGTTTAGAGGGTTCGATTCTGAGGGCTTCAGTCGCGAAGGGAGTGGTGGAATTGGGTTGGATGGGATTGATGTAAATACTCAGAGAATGAATTCTCTTACACAATTCATCGAGCATTCAACCGTCGATCCGTTGGAGCTGATTAGCGGCAGCTCAAGTTGCGATTTTGCGAAGTTCTGTGAGAGGAAGTACCAGCAACTCATTCATCCTGCCATGGAGTCCACTTTTTGCAGAAATTCAGACCATGGGGAATTCGAGTGGGGTGCATTGCGGGCCTCAGGCCCTCTTTATGAGCCATTTGTTAGCATGGCCAGCTCGATTTGGACCCTCCACAAGTTGGCGTGGGCGTATGATCCGGTGGTTGGAATCTTTCACGTGGCAAAGGGGACTGAGTTCTCAATGGTTTACATGGAGAGCATTGTCCAAAGGGCAGTCACCATGGGCTTGGACCGTGAGAAGAAGTCACGACCGAAGGTCGGGTTTACTGTGGTTCCGGGGTTTCGGGTTGGGAAGACAGTGATACAGAGTAGGGTGTATCTGAATGGCTTGAAGGAGGTAGTATAA